The genomic region AAAGCTTTCAAAACAGAATTTGTGTGTTTTCTCTGCAACTCAAGTTCCTGCCATGAGCATAGCAAAATACTTGGAGAGAATCTTCAAGTATGCTCGTTGCAGTCCCTCAGTTTTTGTTGTGGCATATATTTATATCGATCGCCTGCTTCTCAATAATCCCAACTTTCTCCTAACATCTCTCAACGTTCACAGGCTTCTCATTACCAGTGTCATGGTCGCTGTCAAATTTCTTGATGATTTGTGAGTTAAATTAATGTTTCTaaatttgattgtgttattttTTACTTCAACATTTCGAATCTTTCTCTGTCAAATTTGTTGATGAtttgtaaattaaattaatatttctgAATTTGATTATGTGTTATTTTTTACTTCAACATTTAGAATATTTCTCTGTGATCTATTATCAGGTTGAATGAGTACGATGGAATCAATCTttgatataaatttattttatttattttactttctaACTCTTTCAGTAAATTGCATGTGTTTTGTTTACCAACATTTTTTATTGCACTCAGTAACCcatcataaaaataagaaaaacgCAACCGAAGACATCGATTAAAAAATGCATCCAATTTTTTTAGAAACATACTCGCAAATACAAAATGAAGTGTAAAAAATTTATGCCAACTATATGAAAATCTTGCTGAGTAATGTATAAAATGGTGTGTTGTGGAGGCAGGCATTACAACAACGGCTATTTTGCAAAAGTGGGAGGCTTAACACTCGTGGAAATTAACACCCTG from Cryptomeria japonica chromosome 3, Sugi_1.0, whole genome shotgun sequence harbors:
- the LOC131076179 gene encoding cyclin-U2-1-like, producing MDSNPWMLSVVASLLQRLVARNERLLSSGKKLSKQNLCVFSATQVPAMSIAKYLERIFKYARCSPSVFVVAYIYIDRLLLNNPNFLLTSLNVHRLLITSVMVAVKFLDDLHYNNGYFAKVGGLTLVEINTLEVEFLFMLRFRLQVTGSVFESYCLYFQREVEMGRDIEIEKSLLFLLEKESDQSCRQDQSNRQRLGIS